The nucleotide sequence TCCATACTTTTGCCAGGCATGGGGCAGGCGGAAGCCGTGGCGGCGGCCGAGCGGCTGCGGCAGGCGGCTGCGGCTGCGGAAACCCGCTTTGGCGGCGTTGCCGTCATGGTGACGATCAGCATCGGCGTTGCGGAGGTTGCCTTTGCGCCCGGCGCTGCGCAGGGCATGTCCAACCTGCAGCTTTGCGACGCCCTTATCTTGGCGGCGGATACAGCCCTGTACCAGGCAAAGCAGGATGGCCGCAACAAGGTGCGCTCTACAAGCCTTGCCTACGGCGTGCCGGGGGATGCGCAGCCATAAAAATTGCCCCGCAGGCGCGGGGCAATTCGGGCGGCAGTCCGCCGCAGTGCAGCCCGGCATGACGCCGGTTTTTTACGGCCTACAGAATAATGGTCACCAGAATACAGAAGAAATCTGTTTCATGAGCAATGCACCTGCCGGGTTTATGCGTACTTGCGGCTTATTTCGTCCCCGGCTTTTTCGACGTCTTCGCGCATCTTGACGCGGGCCTCGGCGATGCGTTCGTTGAGTTCGGGGTCGGACACGGCCAGAATCTGTGCGGCCAGCCATGCTGCGTTGCGGGCCCCGGCCTTGTCGGTGGCAACAGTGGCGACCGGGAAGCCAGGAGGCATCTGCACCGTGGCAAACAGCGCGTCCATGCCGCACAGCGCGGCGCTGGAAACGGGGATGCCAATGACCGGGCGCGTGGTGCGGGCAGCCACAGCCCCCGCCAGATGCGCGGCCATGCCGGCGGCGCAGATAAACACGCGCGCGCCCTCGGCCTCGTGGCGGCGCACCAGTTCTTCGGTGCGGTCGGGGGTGCGGTGAGCGGAGCTTACGGTAATAAAAAAGCTCACACCCAGGCTTTTAAGAACGTCGACGCATGGGCTGACCTTTTCCTCATCCGACTTTGAACCCATCAGGATGACCACTTGCGGCATAGTGCTTCCTTCCTCTCATGCGGCGCTGCGCGCCGGATACGCTTGAACAAAAAAATCGTTATTTACCTGCAAGACGGCGGATGCCCTTTTCGCCAATGTCGGTACGGTTAAACCCGCCCTGCATGCGAACTTTGGCAACACCGGCATAGGCGGTCTTTTTGGCTTCGGCCAGGCTGTCGCCCAGAGCGGTGACGCACAGCACGCGCCCGCCGTTGGACACGAGCGAGCCGTCCTTGATGGCGGTTCCACTGTGAAAAACCTTGACTCCGGGCACGCTGTCGGCGTCTTCAATACCTTCGATAGGCAGGCCCTTGGCGTACGAGCCGGGGTAGCCCTTGGCCGTTATCACCACGCCCAATGCGGTCTGGCTGGTCTGGCCGAGGCTTGCGGGGTCAAGCTTGCCGCGCACGGCGGCCATCATGATGGCGGGCAGGTCGCCGTCAAGGCGCATGAGCAGGGGCTGGCATTCGGGGTCGCCAAAGCGCACGTTGTACTCCAGCACCTTGGGGCCCTGGGCGGTCATCATCAGCCCGGCGTACAGCACGCCCACAAAGGGGTGGCCGTCCAGGGCCAGCTCGCGCAGGATGGGCCGCACGGTGAGGTCGGCCATTTCTTCCAGCATGCTGTCGGGCAGCACCGGGGCCGGGCTGTATGCGCCCATGCCGCCCGTGTTGGGGCCTTCGTCGTTGTCAAAGACGCGCTTGTGATCCTGGGCAGAGGGCAGGGGCACGGCGCGCACGCCGTCGCACACGCAGAGAAAGGAGGCCTCTTCGCCCACCAGGCATTCCTCAACCACCACCAGATTGCCCGCATCGCCAAAGGCGCGCTGGGTCATGATTTCGTCGATGGCGTCCAGCGCTTCACGTAGGGTCTGGGCGATGATCACGCCCTTGCCCGCCGCAAGGCCGTCGGCCTTGATAACCAGAGGCGCGCCCACCTTGTTGATGTGGTCGCGCGCCGCCTGCGCATCGCTGAACACCGCGCAGTGGGCGGTGGGCACGTTGGCGCGGTTCATGATTTCCTTGGCAAAGGCCTTGCTGCCCTCAAGCCGCGCGCCGTAGGCGTCGGGCCCAAAGCTGGGAATGCCCGCCTCGCGCATGCGGTCGACCACGCCAAGCGTCAGGGGCAGCTCCGGACCGGGAATGACGAGGTCGATATGCTCCTTGCGGGCAAAAGCCAGCAGGCCGTCCAGGTCGTCCACAGCGATGGGCACGTTTACGGCCCCCTCGCTGCTGGTGCCGCCGTTGCCGGGCGCCACAAACACGGCGCGCACTTCAGGGCTTTGCAAAATTTTCCAGACCAGGGCGTGTTCGCGGCCGCCAGAGCCGATCACAAGGATGCGCATGCTTTACTCCAAAAACTGTTGTCCGTTTGATTGCCAAGGTTGTAAGAGCGGCAAAACCTGGATGGGTTTTGCCGCTTGAGAGTGTTGATACTGTCAACACGACCGGAAATCAGGAGCAGGCTGCGGCTGTGCCGCGCCGCAAGCGACTGATTTCCGTGCCTTCCCGCCCGGCGGCCTGGCCGACGAGGGCGGCGCAAACCCCGCGAAGCGGAGTTTGTCATCAGTCTGGAGCGGCAAAACCCGGATGGGTTTTGCCGCTTTGATGGTTGGCTATTGCCTGAGCTGCGGCCTGGCCGACAGCTCAAATCGCGCTGCGTCCGCAGCAGATAAAAACGGCCCCCCGCGCTGGCGAGGGGCCGCATACCCCGCTAGTTGGGGCTTACTTCAAAGTCGCTCAGGTCCGCAGGCACGTTGGGGTTGGTGGCCGAAACGTCCAGGGGATAGGCGGTGATCATGCACTGGCGGCTGCCAATGCCAAGATCAGGCGAGGTGTTGAGGCCCACAACAAGGTCAAGGATGCCGTTGTTGTTCACGTCGCCGAGGTCAACTTCGGCCACGGAGCCACGGATGCGGCGGGTCTTCCACTTGAGGCCGAGGCCCACGCCGTCCCAGTACAGGGCGTGAACTTCACCCTGCGGGAAGAAGCGGTAGCGGTCAAAGAACTGCGCAGCAGTAGAAATGGGCTTGTTGACGATCAGCGTATAGTCGCCGGTGTTGCCGATGTCGGCGGCGATAAGACGCATGGGGGCGTAATACTTGCTGGGCAGCTGATAGTTTTTGTCAATGCCAAGGCCGGGCATGCCCTTGTAGTGGTCCATGCCGGTGGCGGAGCCGGAGTAGCGCTCCATGGTGGTATGCACAAGGTTGTTGCTCATGCCCTGGAAGAGCTTGATGCGCTCGTCGTCGGTCAGCATGACGAGCTGCTCGCCCTTGCCGCTTTTGCCGCCGGGCAGCCATACGCAGTTAAAAACGGTAGCGCCCGTGGGCAGGTCAATGCGGGTGCCCATCGTATACTTGCCGTCCTGCTTGGTCATGATGCGCACGCCGGGGGCAAAGAGCTTGAGCGAGTCCCAGGCCTGGCCCACAAGGGTGGGGGCGTAGGTGGGGGGCACGCGCATGACGCTCACAAAATAGGGAATACGCTCGGCAATGGTCGTGAGCTTGTTGCCCTTGAAACTGTAAATGTACGAGTAGGGGCGGTTGGACGTGTCTTCCGTGGTGGTGATCACCAGGGCCATGCAGCGGTCGCGGTTGAGGTCGATGGCGCGCATGGAGAAGTTGTTGTTGGAGCGCGAGACGGTCGTCTCGGCCAGCAGCTTGAGCTGTCCGTTGGCGGGCCAGGAGTAGATGCGCAGGTCGTGGTCGCTCAGAATGGCGACTTCGTTTTTGCCGTCGCCGTTAAAGTCGCCCACGGCCATATCGACCATGTTGTAGGGCAAGCGCTGGGTGCGCAGGCGCGAACCGTCTTCAGCGCCAGCGCCCTGATAGCGGAACTGCGGGTTCAGGTAGACCTTTTGCTGGCCGGTTTCGTTGGTAACGATGTCGCTGTTGGCCGTGGCGCCGCGCGGCGAGGAGGAGGCGGTGGAACCGGGGGTGCGCACTGCGCCTGACATGCCAAAAACTTCCTGGCTCATGGCTGCGGTCAGGTTCTGCACGCTGTTGGTCAGCTCGCTCACCGGGCCCTGGGCGGACTTGCTCCAGGTCTGACCGGACTTGTCGACGCTGTTGACAACAACCGTGCATTCGTTGCCCATGACGTTTACAGAACCCCAGATGGCGTTGTCCGCCCCGGAGGAGCGCAGCGCCTGCTGGGCTTCTGCCTGACTGGAGGCCTTGGCCTGTCCGGCGCGGGCTTCGAGCATGCCGGGCCGGTCAAGACGGCCCTGTATGGTGGCCGGTACGGCCTTGGAAAGATAGGCGTAGCTCTGGGGGGCATTGACCGTAAACGGCAATACCACAGCGCTTTTTGCTGCGGCGCTGACGGCGCCCGCAGCAACGGCCACGAGCAGCAGGCAGACCGAAAAAGTCAGTCGCATGGCGAATTTCATTCCATTCTCCTTGAGTATTCACGCAAATACCCGGTAAAGTACGGCCACCCGGGCCGCTGTGGCGACCAGCCGGTTCACGCGGTCAAAAAACCGCAGCCCGGCACGCCCGCACCCGCGCACTATACGCACACTTGCCGCGCCACGCAATACGCAAGGCCCCCTCCGCGCAGGCGCGCGGGCATAAATAGGCATAAATTCCTTGCGGGAAGGACGCGCTGCCCATACTATGCCGCATGCCCAAGATTCTTTCGCGTTCTTTTCGTCTGGTGTGCGCCCCGGAACAGATACCCGCCGTGGAGGCCCTGTTGCGCGCGCAGGGGTATGAATTTGAGCCGGAGCCTTTTTCGCCGCTCTGCCGCCGTCTGGTGGACGAGCCTCGCCCCCTTGGCGGTTCACTGGCGGCTTTTTTCGGCTACATTTATATTCAGGACCGTTCGTCCATGCTGCCGCCCCTTGCCCTTGCCCCGGCCACGGGCAGCGCCGCGCTGGACATGTGCGCCAGCCCCGGCAGCAAAACGGGTTTTCTGGCCCAGCTGGTGGGGCCCACGGGTTTTGTGCTCGGCAACGAGCCGTCGCCCACGCGCCTTGGCACCCTGCGGGCCAATCTGCATCAGCTTAATCTCATTCAGGCGGGCACGTGCTCCTACAGCGGCGACGCGCTGCCACTGCGGCCCGGCTCGTGGCAAAACATCCTGCTTGACCCTCCATGCTCCGGCTGGGGAACAGCGGAAAAACACCCCCAGGTGCTCAAACTCTGGCAGGGCGACAAACTTGACAGTCTTACGGGCCTGCAGCGGCGGCTGTTGCGCCATGCGGCCTCGTTGCTTGGGCCCGGCGGTCGGCTCGTGTATTCCACCTGCACGACCAACGTGGACGAAAACGAAGCGCAGGTGCGCTTTGCCGAGCAGGAGCTGGGGCTTGAGCGGGTGCATCTTGAGCCCTTTGCCGGTTTTGTGTGGGAGGAGTTGCCCGGCGGCGAGGGGACGCTGCGCGTGGACGGCGCGCGCTCGCAGGCCCAGGGGTTTTATGTGGCCCTGCTGCGCAAGCCGGGTCAGCCCGCCGGGGATGTAAATTTTGAGGGCAG is from Desulfovibrio desulfuricans and encodes:
- the purE gene encoding 5-(carboxyamino)imidazole ribonucleotide mutase; its protein translation is MPQVVILMGSKSDEEKVSPCVDVLKSLGVSFFITVSSAHRTPDRTEELVRRHEAEGARVFICAAGMAAHLAGAVAARTTRPVIGIPVSSAALCGMDALFATVQMPPGFPVATVATDKAGARNAAWLAAQILAVSDPELNERIAEARVKMREDVEKAGDEISRKYA
- the purD gene encoding phosphoribosylamine--glycine ligase, which translates into the protein MRILVIGSGGREHALVWKILQSPEVRAVFVAPGNGGTSSEGAVNVPIAVDDLDGLLAFARKEHIDLVIPGPELPLTLGVVDRMREAGIPSFGPDAYGARLEGSKAFAKEIMNRANVPTAHCAVFSDAQAARDHINKVGAPLVIKADGLAAGKGVIIAQTLREALDAIDEIMTQRAFGDAGNLVVVEECLVGEEASFLCVCDGVRAVPLPSAQDHKRVFDNDEGPNTGGMGAYSPAPVLPDSMLEEMADLTVRPILRELALDGHPFVGVLYAGLMMTAQGPKVLEYNVRFGDPECQPLLMRLDGDLPAIMMAAVRGKLDPASLGQTSQTALGVVITAKGYPGSYAKGLPIEGIEDADSVPGVKVFHSGTAIKDGSLVSNGGRVLCVTALGDSLAEAKKTAYAGVAKVRMQGGFNRTDIGEKGIRRLAGK
- a CDS encoding FG-GAP repeat domain-containing protein, encoding MKFAMRLTFSVCLLLVAVAAGAVSAAAKSAVVLPFTVNAPQSYAYLSKAVPATIQGRLDRPGMLEARAGQAKASSQAEAQQALRSSGADNAIWGSVNVMGNECTVVVNSVDKSGQTWSKSAQGPVSELTNSVQNLTAAMSQEVFGMSGAVRTPGSTASSSPRGATANSDIVTNETGQQKVYLNPQFRYQGAGAEDGSRLRTQRLPYNMVDMAVGDFNGDGKNEVAILSDHDLRIYSWPANGQLKLLAETTVSRSNNNFSMRAIDLNRDRCMALVITTTEDTSNRPYSYIYSFKGNKLTTIAERIPYFVSVMRVPPTYAPTLVGQAWDSLKLFAPGVRIMTKQDGKYTMGTRIDLPTGATVFNCVWLPGGKSGKGEQLVMLTDDERIKLFQGMSNNLVHTTMERYSGSATGMDHYKGMPGLGIDKNYQLPSKYYAPMRLIAADIGNTGDYTLIVNKPISTAAQFFDRYRFFPQGEVHALYWDGVGLGLKWKTRRIRGSVAEVDLGDVNNNGILDLVVGLNTSPDLGIGSRQCMITAYPLDVSATNPNVPADLSDFEVSPN
- a CDS encoding RsmB/NOP family class I SAM-dependent RNA methyltransferase, whose translation is MPKILSRSFRLVCAPEQIPAVEALLRAQGYEFEPEPFSPLCRRLVDEPRPLGGSLAAFFGYIYIQDRSSMLPPLALAPATGSAALDMCASPGSKTGFLAQLVGPTGFVLGNEPSPTRLGTLRANLHQLNLIQAGTCSYSGDALPLRPGSWQNILLDPPCSGWGTAEKHPQVLKLWQGDKLDSLTGLQRRLLRHAASLLGPGGRLVYSTCTTNVDENEAQVRFAEQELGLERVHLEPFAGFVWEELPGGEGTLRVDGARSQAQGFYVALLRKPGQPAGDVNFEGSAVPAASAATQAPDMYAQPRLEQQFDRRGAMRGGRNCGGGPAARQSERPLGSVLPAQSLACATCDPALLPPGQAVLYGEHVRFVPPHAKGLVPAGCVWQGALLGKLCGGVLDAAPRLRLLMPRNAGAASLVLDDVADITALLCGQSRQTGLAGREAALWWRDMPLGRVVLKQGRAVASFK